GCGGTGATGTTCAGGATAAAGAATATCGCCAAGCGGTAACCGCTGCAGGTACAGGATGTATGGCAGCCCTAGATGCTGAACGCTATCTAGCTACAATAGAGTCTGAAGTTACTGCCTAACAAGTTTTAAACAATAAAATAGCCGCTTTAATAGCGGCTATTTTGTTTTATATGCGTCTTAGATTACAATTTTGTAAAGGTTAATAATTCTATTTCGCCGTCGCCACCACTTATATCGGAAAGCTCTACTTTTATATTACTTACCGAAATAATATCCCAATCGTCGTTAATTTCATCAAATGGGGTGGTTTGGCCAAATTGAAGTACTAACTCCTCACTACTGCTGGAAGAATTATCATACACCCAAGTTCCATTTTCGGTAAAAAGATCGTTTTTTGCAACTACTGTTCCATCTTCATTAAATGTGAATTTAAAGCTTTCGAAGGCCATTGTGTTGTCTTCTTCACCGTCAATTAATTTGCTTATCATCCATTCCCCTTGAGGTAATGTTGTTTTAATTTCTTCAAATTCAGTTGAAATTGCATTCCCCGAATCATCATCAGAACTGCAGGATGCAAAAACCACTAATGCTAATAATACTACTAATTTTTTCATAATAATTTTTTATTTTTTTTGTCTGCCTTAAAGTTGAAATATTAAAAAAGAAAACCTCTTAAAATTTTTGTAAATAACATAAGGCCTAACAGAGTTTTAGCAAACTGTTAAGCCTTTTTAGCATTTCGGGAAGTATTTTCAATACATAGAAGTGTCGATAGCTTTACATTTTATTCACACTCCCCGAGCTGCTTTTATTTGAATTTACAGATATTGGATTGCCAAAATAATTTATTTCGCCACCGCTGCTTGCACTGGTTTCCAATTTTTCTTGCACATTAACTGTTACTTCCGCACCACTTGAAGCTTCGGCAATACAGTTTACTACCAACAGTTTTTTTGCATTCAGTTCGCTTCCGCTCGATGCGTCTGCATTTAAGGATGTAGCTTTTCCCGAAACTTCTAAGTCTGAACCACTACTGGTTTTAATCATTAAGTTCTGGGTAAAAACCTCAGCATTTAACGAGGCCCCGCTACTGCTCCTAAGGGTTAAATTCTGACTTTTTACAACGGAATTCGCCTTTACTTCGGCGCCGCTACTAGCTTCAATATTGTTTAGTTCTGTATAGGTTACATGTATTTTCTTCGACTTTGAACGGCCAATATTCTCAGAAGTTTTAACGTGTAGTTTTCCATCATTAATTTCGGTTTCAATTAGTGGTAATAGATTTTCGTCTGCTTCTACCACAATTTTGTTTTCACTCCCTTGGGTAAGGTAAACTTCTAAACCGGCGCTTCCGCGAACTTCGGTAAAATCTGCCGTTACCTGGCGCTCTTCGGTAACTACCGTTCCGTTGCCATTTTCTCCAATAGTAAAATTACAGGCGCTCAGTAAAAGTGCTGCGCCCATTGCCGTTATAAAACTGATAGTTTTCATAAATTTTGGTTTTTGGTTATTTATTTCTTTTTAAATTTCCGAAGGGTCAAAATTCAAATGTTTATTTTTAAAAATCTGCATTTACTTCATCTTCCCATGTATTTTCCTTAATGGTTACGATGCTATCTGTAACTATGGAATCGGTACTAATTTCAACAGAGTCTATTTTTTCTGTCGCTTCTCTTAATTGTTCACAATCCAAACATTCCACTTTGTTTTTTAAAATTCTAAAGTA
This region of Aequorivita marisscotiae genomic DNA includes:
- a CDS encoding head GIN domain-containing protein, whose product is MKTISFITAMGAALLLSACNFTIGENGNGTVVTEERQVTADFTEVRGSAGLEVYLTQGSENKIVVEADENLLPLIETEINDGKLHVKTSENIGRSKSKKIHVTYTELNNIEASSGAEVKANSVVKSQNLTLRSSSGASLNAEVFTQNLMIKTSSGSDLEVSGKATSLNADASSGSELNAKKLLVVNCIAEASSGAEVTVNVQEKLETSASSGGEINYFGNPISVNSNKSSSGSVNKM